ACCGTCGCCGTCCGGTCCGGCAACCGCTTCGAGGAAGCCGAACGCGTGGGCCGTCTCTAGGGCGGGGATGATTCCCTCGTCCTGTGAGAGCCGGTGGAACGCCTCGAGTGCGTCGTCGTCGCCGACAGTGACCGGCTTGACACGCCCCGTGTCGACGAGGTGAGAGAGTTCCGGGCCGACGCCCGAGTAGTCCAGCCCCGAGGAGACGCTGTGTGATTCCATGATCTGCCCGTGGCTGTCCTGGAGCAGTTTCGTGCGCGCGCCGTGGAGGACGCCCTCCTCACCGGTCGACAGCGACGCCGAGTGCGGCGCGACGCCCGCCTCCTCGTCGACGGTGAGCGAGGAGCCGCCCGCCTCGACGGCGTACAGCGTCACGCCCTCGTTGTCGAGCAGTTCGGCAAACGCTCCCATCGTGTTCGAGCCGCCGCCCGCGCAGGCGACGACCGAACCCGGCAGCCCACCAAGCCTGTCGAGCGACTGCGCGCGGATCTCCTCGGAGATGACCGAGTGAAAGTCTCGAACCATCGCGGGAAACGGCGCTGGCCCGACGATGCTTCCGATGACGTAGTGTGTCGTTTCGACGGTCGTCGCCCAGTCGCGCATCGTCTCGCTGATCGCCTCCTTCAGCGTGCCGCGGCCGACGTCGACGGGGGTGACCTCGGCCCCGTTGATCCGCATCCGGAACACGTTCGGCCGCTGGCGATTGATGTCGCGACGGCCCATGTAGATCTCACACGGCATGTCGAGGTGCGCCGCCGCCATCGCCGTCGCCGTGCCGTGTTGGCCTGCGCCGGTTTCGGCGATGATCCGCTCTTTGCCCATGTACTTCGCCAACAGCACCTGCCCGAGAGCGTTGTTGAGCTTGTGCGCGCCGCCGTGCAGCAGATCCTCGCGCTTCAGATACACGTCAACGCCGTACCGCGCCGAGAGCTGTTCGGCGCGCTGCAGCGGCGTCGGTCGCCCGCCGAAATCCCGGATCCGATCGCGGAACTCGTCCATGAAGCCGTCCTCGTTCTCCAAGACGTACCGTCGATACGCGTCCGTCAGTTCATCAATGGCAGGCATCAGCGCCTCCGGGACGTACTGGCCGCCGTAATTGCCGAATTTGGTGTCAGTTGACATGGGTGAGTCGCTCCGTTCAGACATCGGTGAGTCGCTCCGTTCAGACATCGGTGAGTCGCTCCGTGTTCGTGCGGACGTCGCCGTCCATGATCGCCGAGCCGACGAGGAGACCGTCGGCCCCGGCCGCTCGCATCCGCGAAGCGTCGTCTCGTGACGTTATGCCGCTTTCGGCTATCAGGGTGACGCTCTCGCGGGCCGTTGCCGGGATCGAGTCGGCGACGCGCTCGAACGTGCCGAGATCGACGTCGAGCCTCCCCAGATCGCGGTTGTTCACACCGACGATGGTCGCCCCGGCGTCGATGGCGGCCTCGACCTCTTC
This DNA window, taken from Natronomonas salsuginis, encodes the following:
- the trpB gene encoding tryptophan synthase subunit beta encodes the protein MSTDTKFGNYGGQYVPEALMPAIDELTDAYRRYVLENEDGFMDEFRDRIRDFGGRPTPLQRAEQLSARYGVDVYLKREDLLHGGAHKLNNALGQVLLAKYMGKERIIAETGAGQHGTATAMAAAHLDMPCEIYMGRRDINRQRPNVFRMRINGAEVTPVDVGRGTLKEAISETMRDWATTVETTHYVIGSIVGPAPFPAMVRDFHSVISEEIRAQSLDRLGGLPGSVVACAGGGSNTMGAFAELLDNEGVTLYAVEAGGSSLTVDEEAGVAPHSASLSTGEEGVLHGARTKLLQDSHGQIMESHSVSSGLDYSGVGPELSHLVDTGRVKPVTVGDDDALEAFHRLSQDEGIIPALETAHAFGFLEAVAGPDGDGSVEFDEPIVVNVSGRGDKDLEAAIEETEKRNLENAPRMEVFDR